One Chloroflexota bacterium DNA segment encodes these proteins:
- a CDS encoding DUF1952 domain-containing protein, producing the protein MTKLRLRGIGPWLVAEYLKDLGGQEAEPGHIAGPDWEARITAGDPIHIGAIRLGVTEITFTGEPQAIEAVVSRLKKKVLRAGG; encoded by the coding sequence ATGACGAAATTGCGCCTGCGCGGCATCGGCCCCTGGCTGGTCGCGGAGTATCTGAAGGACCTCGGAGGCCAGGAGGCCGAGCCCGGACACATCGCCGGCCCGGACTGGGAGGCCCGCATCACGGCCGGGGATCCCATCCACATCGGGGCCATCCGGCTGGGCGTCACCGAGATCACGTTCACCGGCGAGCCCCAGGCCATCGAGGCGGTCGTGAGCCGGCTGAAGAAGAAGGTGTTACGCGCGGGCGGCTAA
- a CDS encoding MoaD/ThiS family protein has translation MIGPGQPPERHGEAIQIMRIRVYATLRDLLGTDEITLDLDGKTTAREVLRRLTAQYPALSEKLWDADGNPTGFVRVLLNGRLLEYMDGLDTPVEDQDEMSLFPPVGGG, from the coding sequence ATGATAGGGCCAGGCCAACCGCCGGAACGGCACGGAGAGGCGATCCAGATCATGCGAATACGGGTGTACGCCACACTGAGAGATCTCCTGGGCACCGACGAGATCACGCTGGATCTCGACGGGAAGACCACGGCGCGCGAGGTGCTGCGCCGCCTGACCGCCCAGTACCCGGCCCTGTCCGAGAAGTTATGGGACGCAGACGGGAACCCCACCGGGTTCGTGCGAGTGCTCCTCAACGGACGCCTGCTGGAATACATGGATGGGTTGGACACCCCCGTTGAAGACCAGGATGAGATGAGCCTGTTCCCACCGGTGGGAGGCGGATGA